In Mercenaria mercenaria strain notata chromosome 13, MADL_Memer_1, whole genome shotgun sequence, a single window of DNA contains:
- the LOC123529981 gene encoding U8 snoRNA-decapping enzyme-like, translating into MGEANQEESCWGMLVDCESYGRHGDTKHDYKIISYEDAKTQYKEHMHASHGMLYAKNDFILWDLYSTKAAILMQLRFDGLLGFPGGLVDPGEDPVTGLNREMHEEIALDLNKHSFKDENHSVTFLHEKKKLVLHFYIKEVTLEEFKGIEEKCPQAHEYGIETLGSFRPPLFTMGDNFRGFPTFLCN; encoded by the exons ATGGGTGAAGCGAATCAGGAGGAAAGCTGTTGGGGTATGTTAGTTGACTGTGAATCTTATGGACGTCACGGGGACACAAAGCATGATTATAAGATTATCTCCTATGAAGATGCAAAGACACAGTATAAAGAACACATGCATGCTTCACACGGAATGCTATACGCAAAGAATGACTTTATCTTATGGGATCTTTACTCGACCAAGGCTGCGATCCTG ATGCAGTTGAGGTTTGATGGTCTGTTAGGGTTTCCTGGTGGTTTGGTTGACCCAGGGGAAGATCCCGTTACAGGTTTGAACCGTGAAATGCACGAGGAAATAGCGCTGGATTTAAACAAACacagttttaaagatgaaaatcaCTCTGTGACTTTTTTACACGAGAAGAAGAAATTAgtgttacatttttacattaaagaGGTTACTTTAGAAGAGTTCAAGGGGATAGAAGAGAAATGTCCACAGGCGCATGAGTACGGCATAGAG actttggGTAGTTTTCGACCACCGTTATTTACAATGGGAGACAATTTCAGGGGATTTCCAAcatttttatgtaattaa